A single genomic interval of Bacillus spongiae harbors:
- the recA gene encoding recombinase RecA, which yields MSERKAALDMALKQIEKQFGKGSIMKLGEETERRVSTIPSGSLALDAALGIGGYPRGRIIETYGPESSGKTTVALHAIAEVQAQGGQAAFIDAEHALDPVYAQKLGVNIEELLLSQPDTGEQALEIAEALVRSGAVDIIVIDSVAALVPKAEIEGEMGDSHVGLQARLMSQALRKLSGAINKSNTIAIFINQIREKVGVMFGNPETTPGGRALKFYSSVRLEVRRGETLKQGNEMVGNKTRIKVVKNKVAPPFRLAEVDIMYGEGISKEGEIIDLGSELDIVQKSGSWYSYNDERLGQGRENAKQFLKENPEIRQEIMVKIREHYGLDTGIVEEGQDQLDI from the coding sequence GTGAGTGAACGTAAAGCTGCCTTAGATATGGCATTGAAACAGATAGAGAAACAATTTGGAAAAGGGTCAATTATGAAGCTTGGAGAAGAAACAGAACGAAGGGTTTCTACAATACCAAGTGGATCATTAGCGTTGGATGCAGCATTAGGAATTGGGGGATATCCTAGGGGGAGAATAATCGAAACGTATGGACCGGAAAGCTCTGGTAAAACGACAGTTGCTTTACATGCGATAGCTGAGGTACAAGCCCAAGGTGGTCAAGCTGCGTTTATTGACGCTGAGCATGCGTTAGATCCAGTTTATGCACAAAAGCTAGGTGTTAATATTGAAGAACTACTATTATCTCAACCCGATACAGGTGAGCAAGCACTGGAAATAGCTGAGGCACTTGTTCGAAGCGGAGCAGTTGATATTATTGTTATCGATTCTGTTGCTGCGCTTGTTCCAAAGGCAGAAATCGAAGGGGAAATGGGAGATTCACATGTTGGTTTACAAGCTCGATTAATGTCTCAAGCACTTCGTAAGCTTTCTGGAGCGATTAATAAGTCTAATACTATTGCCATTTTCATTAACCAAATTCGTGAAAAAGTGGGTGTTATGTTCGGGAACCCTGAAACAACACCAGGTGGGCGTGCACTTAAGTTCTATTCGTCTGTTCGTTTAGAGGTTCGTCGTGGCGAAACATTAAAACAAGGAAATGAAATGGTTGGGAATAAAACAAGAATTAAAGTCGTGAAGAATAAAGTAGCACCACCGTTCCGTTTAGCAGAAGTGGATATAATGTATGGGGAAGGTATCTCTAAAGAAGGTGAAATCATTGACTTAGGTTCTGAGCTTGATATCGTTCAGAAGAGTGGTTCATGGTATTCCTACAATGATGAACGTCTAGGTCAAGGTCGAGAAAATGCTAAGCAATTTTTGAAAGAAAACCCTGAAATTCGTCAAGAAATCATGGTTAAGATTCGTGAACATTATGGTCTAGATACGGGTATAGTAGAAGAAGGCCAAGATCAGTTAGACATCTAA
- the rny gene encoding ribonuclease Y: protein MQEALILIISILLGLIVGVVVGYFYRRSIAEAKIAGAHNAADQILEEAKREAEALKKEALLEAKDENHQLRIETERELRERRNELQKQENRLMQKEENLDRKDESLAKREMTLERKEDSLIKRQQHIDEMESKVDEMKQSQQAELERISSLTRDEARAIILDQVESELSHDIAIMVKEQENRAKEEGDKKAKEILSLAIQRCAAEHVAETTVSVVNLPNDEMKGRIIGREGRNIRTLETLTGIDLIIDDTPEAVILSGFDPIRRETARIALEKLVQDGRIHPARIEEMVDKSRREVDEYIREVGEQTTFEVGVHGLHPDLIKILGRLKYRTSYGQNVLKHSMEVAFLSGLLAAELGEDETLARRAGLLHDIGKAIDHEVEGSHVEIGVELATKYKEHPVVINAIASHHGDTEPTSVIAVLVAAADALSAARPGARSETLENYIRRLEKLEEISESYDGVEKSFAIQAGREVRIMVRPESIDDLEAHRLARDIRKRIEEELDYPGHIKVTVIRETRAVEYAK, encoded by the coding sequence ATGCAAGAAGCATTGATTCTTATCATCTCCATTTTGCTTGGCCTAATCGTAGGTGTCGTTGTTGGCTATTTTTATCGAAGATCGATTGCAGAAGCAAAAATTGCAGGCGCCCATAACGCTGCAGATCAAATTCTTGAAGAAGCAAAGCGTGAAGCTGAAGCTCTTAAGAAGGAAGCGCTCTTAGAAGCAAAAGATGAAAATCACCAGCTTCGTATTGAAACAGAACGTGAACTTCGTGAACGAAGAAATGAATTGCAAAAACAAGAAAATCGGTTAATGCAAAAAGAAGAGAACCTTGATCGAAAAGACGAATCTCTGGCAAAACGTGAGATGACTTTAGAACGAAAAGAGGATTCTCTCATCAAAAGACAACAACATATTGATGAGATGGAAAGCAAAGTGGACGAGATGAAACAATCTCAGCAAGCTGAACTAGAACGCATTTCAAGTTTAACTAGAGATGAAGCAAGAGCCATTATTCTTGATCAAGTTGAGAGTGAGCTTTCCCATGATATTGCCATAATGGTAAAGGAACAAGAGAACCGTGCCAAGGAAGAGGGAGATAAGAAAGCGAAAGAGATTCTTTCTTTAGCTATTCAACGTTGTGCAGCTGAGCATGTAGCAGAAACGACAGTATCAGTTGTAAATCTTCCAAATGATGAGATGAAAGGTAGAATAATCGGTCGTGAAGGTCGTAATATTCGAACACTTGAGACATTAACAGGAATTGATTTAATTATTGATGATACTCCAGAAGCAGTTATTTTATCAGGGTTTGATCCAATACGTCGTGAAACAGCTCGTATTGCTCTTGAGAAACTTGTTCAGGACGGTCGTATACACCCAGCTCGTATAGAAGAGATGGTAGACAAGTCTAGACGCGAGGTAGATGAATATATTCGCGAAGTGGGAGAACAAACGACTTTTGAAGTAGGCGTACATGGACTCCATCCTGACTTAATCAAAATTTTAGGACGTTTAAAGTATCGTACAAGTTATGGTCAAAATGTTCTGAAGCACTCTATGGAAGTAGCGTTCCTATCTGGACTACTTGCTGCAGAATTAGGAGAAGACGAAACCCTTGCTCGTCGTGCTGGTTTACTTCATGATATCGGTAAAGCGATAGACCATGAAGTAGAAGGAAGCCATGTTGAGATAGGTGTGGAGTTAGCGACAAAATATAAGGAACATCCTGTAGTGATAAATGCTATTGCATCTCACCACGGTGATACTGAGCCAACATCTGTCATCGCGGTACTAGTCGCAGCAGCTGATGCATTATCTGCTGCTCGACCGGGAGCAAGAAGTGAGACACTTGAAAACTATATTCGTCGTTTAGAGAAATTAGAGGAAATTTCTGAATCCTATGATGGAGTAGAGAAATCCTTCGCTATTCAAGCCGGTCGTGAAGTAAGAATTATGGTTCGCCCAGAAAGTATTGATGATCTGGAAGCTCATCGATTAGCAAGAGATATTCGTAAACGAATAGAAGAAGAGCTAGATTATCCTGGACATATTAAAGTGACCGTTATTCGAGAAACTAGAGCGGTAGAATACGCAAAATAA